A single region of the Epinephelus fuscoguttatus linkage group LG14, E.fuscoguttatus.final_Chr_v1 genome encodes:
- the lgals3a gene encoding galectin-3 isoform X2, translating to MADFSLSDALGDDTPSSAKKIGNTNPTAPASNPPPPANPGWPGSAPGAPTQPSAPGDYSGGSSGPGAPGQFPFPSGPGAPGQYPGPPSAPGGFPPGPGIPGQYPPAPGAPGQFPSSPGAPGQFPGQYPGQYPPEGAPGQLPGGPVSYPTGPFPSGPGAPPGPYPNMPYPGSQPGGGNGMYGPGGPGAFPPPAGPGSFPAYPVGGFPPIPPGSWGAPAGGGFPPAPGPFGPGPGPMGPYGGPSAPGGMLPRYNPPYN from the exons ATGGCAGATTTCTCG CTGTCAGATGCCTTAGGAGACGACACCCCGAGCTCTGCAAAGAAAATAGGGAACACTAACCCGACTGCCCCTGCCAGTAACCCCCCACCTCCTGCAAACCCAGGATGGCCAGGTTCAGCCCCAGGAGCGCCCACCCAGCCCTCTGCTCCGGGTGACTATTCTGGTGGATCATCTGGCCCAGGGGCGCCAGGGCAGTTCCCATTTCCCTCTGGTCCTGGAGCACCAGGGCAATACCCCGGACCTCCTTCAGCACCTGGTGGGTTCCCCCCTGGTCCTGGGATTCCTGGACAATACCCACCTGCGCCAGGAGCTCCAGGGCAGTTCCCCTCCAGCCCCGGGGCCCCTGGGCAGTTTCCTGGGCAGTACCCCGGGCAGTACCCACCTGAAGGAGCTCCAGGACAGCTACCTGGAGGCCCTGTTTCTTACCCAACTGGACCATTTCCTTCAGGGCCTGGAGCCCCGCCTGGGCCGTATCCAAATATGCCTTACCCAGGAAGTCAGCCAGGAGGAGGCAATGGGATGTACGGACCAGGTGGTCCAGGTGCGTTCCCCCCTCCAGCTGGCCCTGGCTCTTTCCCTGCATACCCTGTTGGTGGCTTTCCTCCAATACCCCCTGGGTCATGGGGAGCACCTGCGGGTGGAGGCTTTCCTCCTGCCCCTGGCCCCTTTGGTCCTGGCCCTGGGCCTATGGGTCCATACGGTGGGCCTTCAGCTCCAGGAGGCATGCTG ccCAGATATAATCCACCATATAATTGA
- the gmfb gene encoding glia maturation factor beta: MSESLVVCDVDEDLVKKLRQFRFRKETNNAAIVMKIDKDKQLVILEEEHEDISPDDLKDELPERQPRFIVYSYKYQHDDGRVSYPLCFIFSSPVGCKPEQQMMYAGSKNKLVQTVDLSKVFEIRQTEDLTEEWLREKLGFFG; the protein is encoded by the exons ATG aGTGAATCACTGGTGGTGTGTGATGTGGACGAAGATCTGGTCAAAAAACTGAGGCAGTTCCGTTTCCGGAAGGAGACCAACAATGCGGCCATCGTTA TGAAGATCGATAAAGACAAGCAGCTGGTGATTCTCGAAGAGGAACATGAG GATATTTCTCCTGATGATCTAAAGGATGAACTCCCTGAGAGACAGCCAAG ATTTATTGTCTACAGTTACAAATACCAACATGATGACGGACGTGTTTCCTATCCTCTCTGCTTCATCTTCTCCAGTCCAGTGG GTTGCAAACCAGAGCAGCAGATGATGTACGCagggagcaaaaacaaactgGTGCAAACTGTTGACCTGTCCAAG GTGTTTGAGATCAGACAAACAGAAGACCTAACAGAGGAATGGCTCAGAGAGAAACTGGGGTTCTTCGGCTAA
- the LOC125900487 gene encoding synaptojanin-2-binding protein: MNGSLHSSPDVVDIKLKRGPAGLGFNIVGGVDQQYVMNDSGIYVSKIKDDGAAAVDGRLQEGDKILAINGVKLEDLTHRATVDLFRTAGEDVELRVMKKLPHHMNGPTGSQPEHKSSMSSLGILLTLAGAASIFAFIYMRHFRKQF; this comes from the exons ATGAATGGCTCTCTGCACTCCTCACCCGACGTGGTGGACATTAAGCTGAAGCGAGGACCCGCAG gCTTGGGATTCAATATAGTTGGAGGCGTGGACCAGCAGTATGTGATGAATGACAGTGGCATATATGTGTCCAAAATTAAAGACgatggagctgcagctgtggacGGAAGACTCCAAGAGGGGGACAAGATCCTGGCG ATCAACGGAGTCAAGCTCGAGGATCTGACACACAGAGCTACGGTGGATCTGTTCAGGACAGCAGGCGAGGACGTGGAGCTCCGTGTAATGAAAAAg TTGCCCCATCACATGAACGGACCCACAGGCTCACAACCCGAGCACAAATCCTCCATGTCTTCTCTGGGAATACTGCTCACTCTAGCGGGAGCCGCCTCCATCTTCGCATTCATTTACATGCGGCACTTCAGAAAGCAATTTTAA
- the lgals3a gene encoding galectin-3 isoform X1, whose amino-acid sequence MADFSLSDALGDDTPSSAKKIGNTNPTAPASNPPPPANPGWPGSAPGAPTQPSAPGDYSGGSSGPGAPGQFPFPSGPGAPGQYPGPPSAPGGFPPGPGIPGQYPPAPGAPGQFPSSPGAPGQFPGQYPGQYPPEGAPGQLPGGPVSYPTGPFPSGPGAPPGPYPNMPYPGSQPGGGNGMYGPGGPGAFPPPAGPGSFPAYPVGGFPPIPPGSWGAPAGGGFPPAPGPFGPGPGPMGPYGGPSAPGGMLMVPYDLPLHAGIMPRLVITIDAEPVHGADRFQVDFIKGPDVVFHFNPRFHEQTIVRNSNLGGCWGPEEREGGFPFVQGRRFELKILVEEDSFKVAVDGTHLMEYEHRVGGLEEVTLLRVTGDIVLHSAAPSMI is encoded by the exons ATGGCAGATTTCTCG CTGTCAGATGCCTTAGGAGACGACACCCCGAGCTCTGCAAAGAAAATAGGGAACACTAACCCGACTGCCCCTGCCAGTAACCCCCCACCTCCTGCAAACCCAGGATGGCCAGGTTCAGCCCCAGGAGCGCCCACCCAGCCCTCTGCTCCGGGTGACTATTCTGGTGGATCATCTGGCCCAGGGGCGCCAGGGCAGTTCCCATTTCCCTCTGGTCCTGGAGCACCAGGGCAATACCCCGGACCTCCTTCAGCACCTGGTGGGTTCCCCCCTGGTCCTGGGATTCCTGGACAATACCCACCTGCGCCAGGAGCTCCAGGGCAGTTCCCCTCCAGCCCCGGGGCCCCTGGGCAGTTTCCTGGGCAGTACCCCGGGCAGTACCCACCTGAAGGAGCTCCAGGACAGCTACCTGGAGGCCCTGTTTCTTACCCAACTGGACCATTTCCTTCAGGGCCTGGAGCCCCGCCTGGGCCGTATCCAAATATGCCTTACCCAGGAAGTCAGCCAGGAGGAGGCAATGGGATGTACGGACCAGGTGGTCCAGGTGCGTTCCCCCCTCCAGCTGGCCCTGGCTCTTTCCCTGCATACCCTGTTGGTGGCTTTCCTCCAATACCCCCTGGGTCATGGGGAGCACCTGCGGGTGGAGGCTTTCCTCCTGCCCCTGGCCCCTTTGGTCCTGGCCCTGGGCCTATGGGTCCATACGGTGGGCCTTCAGCTCCAGGAGGCATGCTG ATGGTGCCGTATGATCTCCCACTTCATGCTGGGATTATGCCACGACTTGTAATCACAATAGATGCGGAGCCTGTTCACGGTGCAGACAG GTTCCAAGTTGACTTTATCAAAGGCCCAGATGTCGTCTTTCACTTCAATCCTCGATTTCATGAGCAAACAATTGTCAGAAACTCCAACCTGGGTGGATGTTGGGGGCCGGAGGAGCGGGAAGGAGGCTTTCCGTTTGTTCAGGGACGCCGTTTTGAG CTGAAGATCCTCGTTGAGGAGGACTCGTTTAAAGTGGCGGTGGACGGCACCCACCTGATGGAGTACGAGCACAGAGTCGGCGGGCTGGAGGAAGTGACCCTGCTGCGAGTGACTGGTGACATCGTCCTCCACAGTGCAGCGCCGAGCATGATCTGA